A region of Sulfurovum sp. DNA encodes the following proteins:
- a CDS encoding anthranilate synthase component I family protein, producing MHKTILFDQLTPVALYGEIKRLFPNEITMLFESAVNTDDGNFSFITIGTKERITYKNKITTYQSEDGHKHTLKEDPFSFMKNYYAAIDQEAYKVKTQELGFSFIDGFIGFIAYDMVKVFEPILEESMDGLFDPLNTPDLDLVRPKIIIAYSHKNAKLTFILNDESMADDLSRIEAIIKSTFTPLPLKAAELEDEGEFSIDEEYFKQLVIKSKEHIRSGDIFQILLSNRYTQKGKIDPLSFYRVLRSKNPSPYLFLLDYEDFSICGSSPEVMVRLTENEILLRPIAGTRKRSKNIKRDKELEEEMLNDPKECAEHLMLIDLGRNDVGRVAKTGTIKMTEMMRVERYSHVMHMVSDIEAEILEDKDMFDLFAATFTAGTMTGAPKIKAMELIANFERLKRGFYSGSVGYFSFNGNMDSAIAIRTSLINNEGITLHAGAGLVADSVPELEYLEVKNKLGALLETLKEMESL from the coding sequence ATGCATAAAACTATTCTGTTTGATCAGCTTACTCCGGTGGCACTTTATGGGGAAATTAAGAGACTATTCCCTAATGAGATTACCATGCTTTTTGAGAGTGCCGTCAACACAGACGATGGAAACTTCTCCTTCATTACTATTGGTACCAAGGAGCGTATTACTTACAAGAATAAGATTACAACATACCAATCTGAAGATGGGCACAAACATACACTCAAAGAAGATCCTTTCTCTTTTATGAAAAACTATTATGCCGCTATTGATCAAGAGGCTTATAAAGTCAAAACTCAGGAACTTGGCTTCTCTTTTATTGATGGTTTTATTGGATTTATTGCCTATGATATGGTCAAAGTTTTCGAACCAATACTCGAAGAGAGTATGGATGGGCTTTTCGATCCACTCAATACACCTGACCTTGATCTTGTACGTCCTAAAATTATCATTGCCTACTCCCATAAGAATGCTAAACTTACTTTTATTCTCAACGATGAAAGTATGGCAGATGATCTTTCTCGTATTGAAGCAATTATCAAAAGTACTTTCACTCCACTCCCACTTAAGGCAGCAGAGCTAGAAGACGAAGGTGAATTTAGTATTGATGAAGAGTATTTCAAGCAGTTAGTAATAAAGTCTAAAGAGCATATCCGCTCTGGTGATATTTTTCAGATTCTTCTCTCTAACCGCTACACCCAGAAAGGAAAAATTGACCCACTCAGCTTCTATCGTGTATTGCGCTCAAAAAATCCATCACCCTATCTTTTTTTGCTTGACTATGAAGATTTTTCCATCTGTGGCTCAAGCCCTGAAGTAATGGTACGTCTCACTGAAAATGAAATACTTCTGCGACCTATTGCAGGGACAAGAAAACGCAGTAAAAATATCAAGCGAGATAAAGAGCTAGAGGAAGAGATGCTCAATGACCCCAAAGAGTGTGCCGAACATCTTATGCTTATCGACCTTGGACGTAATGATGTAGGACGTGTGGCAAAGACTGGTACGATTAAAATGACTGAGATGATGAGGGTGGAACGCTACAGTCATGTCATGCATATGGTCAGTGATATTGAAGCAGAAATCTTAGAAGACAAAGATATGTTTGACCTTTTTGCAGCCACCTTTACTGCCGGCACAATGACTGGTGCACCCAAAATTAAAGCAATGGAACTCATTGCTAATTTTGAAAGGCTTAAGCGCGGATTCTACTCTGGCTCAGTCGGCTATTTCTCTTTTAATGGCAACATGGACTCTGCCATTGCCATCAGAACCTCTCTCATCAATAATGAAGGAATCACCCTGCATGCAGGTGCTGGATTGGTAGCAGATTCTGTACCAGAATTAGAGTATTTAGAGGTAAAAAATAAGCTAGGAGCACTTTTGGAAACACTTAAAGAAATGGAGTCTCTCTAA
- a CDS encoding SPOR domain-containing protein translates to MNDHNLDDLIIDTHKKQNGKAKGFLTIVAIFIIVMIIAIILTKIILKKPNEDMVSPTEIASEIVSPELTLKNTPQESLKNNKEISNMTNNEAVTQEEKEENTPIQQVSEETVSINEQKSKSIVKTIEKPVKSKEIIAIPEAKPMVKNKSKLPTSSQTIQEKFYIQTGSFSKVPSTNSHLLRIVKKRGYRYQIIHINNTHKVMIGPYESRSDADRAITKIKNLISKNAFIVKR, encoded by the coding sequence ATGAACGATCACAACCTAGATGACCTCATTATCGATACCCATAAGAAACAAAATGGAAAGGCTAAAGGCTTTTTAACTATTGTTGCTATTTTTATTATTGTAATGATAATTGCCATCATTCTAACAAAGATTATTCTCAAAAAACCCAATGAAGATATGGTTTCACCAACAGAGATTGCAAGCGAGATAGTTAGTCCAGAGTTAACATTAAAAAATACACCTCAAGAGAGTCTCAAAAACAATAAAGAGATCTCCAATATGACCAACAATGAAGCAGTAACACAGGAAGAAAAAGAAGAGAATACACCCATTCAACAAGTCAGTGAAGAGACTGTCTCGATTAACGAACAGAAGAGTAAGTCTATAGTAAAAACTATAGAAAAACCTGTAAAATCTAAAGAGATTATTGCAATACCTGAAGCCAAACCAATGGTAAAAAATAAATCTAAATTACCTACATCATCACAAACTATACAAGAAAAGTTCTATATTCAAACAGGCTCTTTCTCCAAGGTACCAAGTACAAATTCACACCTTCTTCGTATCGTGAAAAAACGAGGATACCGTTATCAAATTATACATATCAACAATACACACAAGGTAATGATTGGTCCTTACGAGAGCAGAAGTGATGCAGACAGAGCTATTACCAAAATTAAGAATCTTATCAGCAAAAATGCCTTTATAGTTAAAAGATAG
- a CDS encoding serine hydroxymethyltransferase, which yields MSYAIEKFDPEIFEAIENEHKRQTNHLEMIASENFTIPAVMEAMGSVFTNKYAEGYPGKRYYGGCEFADNVEQLAIDRACKLFNCKFTNVQPHSGSQANGAVYASLLKPYDKILGMDLSHGGHLTHGSKPSFSGKNYQSFTYGVELNGYINYDEVMNIAKIVQPKIIVCGASAYAREIDFKKFRDIADEVGAILFADIAHIAGLVCAGEHSSPFPYADVVTTTTHKTLAGPRGGIIMTNNEDIAKKINSAIFPGLQGGPLVHVVAAKAVGFKHNLSNKWKIYAKQVKINAAKLAEVLVSRGYSVVSGGTDNHLVLVSFLNKEFSGKDADAALGAAGITVNKNTVPGETRSPFVTSGIRIGSPALTSRGMKEAEFEVIANKIADVLDNINNGALHAKIKEEMKELASNFVIYNKSIY from the coding sequence ATGAGTTATGCAATTGAAAAATTTGACCCTGAAATCTTTGAGGCAATTGAAAATGAACACAAAAGGCAGACAAATCACCTTGAAATGATTGCCTCTGAAAATTTTACTATCCCTGCAGTAATGGAAGCAATGGGTTCAGTCTTTACCAATAAATATGCTGAAGGATATCCTGGAAAACGCTATTATGGTGGATGTGAATTTGCTGACAATGTAGAACAACTTGCCATCGACAGAGCTTGTAAACTTTTTAACTGTAAATTTACAAATGTGCAGCCACACTCCGGATCTCAAGCAAATGGTGCAGTCTATGCATCCCTACTTAAACCCTATGATAAAATTTTAGGAATGGACCTCAGTCATGGTGGACACCTTACTCACGGAAGTAAACCAAGTTTCTCAGGAAAAAACTATCAAAGTTTTACCTATGGTGTAGAGCTTAATGGGTATATCAACTATGATGAAGTCATGAATATTGCCAAAATTGTCCAACCTAAAATTATTGTTTGTGGTGCATCTGCTTATGCAAGAGAAATTGACTTTAAAAAATTCCGTGATATTGCAGATGAAGTAGGTGCTATTTTATTTGCAGATATTGCCCACATTGCTGGACTAGTATGTGCAGGCGAACATTCTAGTCCATTTCCTTATGCAGATGTAGTTACAACAACTACACACAAAACACTTGCAGGACCTCGTGGTGGTATAATTATGACCAATAATGAAGATATTGCTAAAAAAATTAATTCTGCAATTTTCCCAGGACTCCAAGGTGGACCACTAGTGCATGTAGTTGCAGCCAAAGCAGTTGGCTTCAAGCATAACCTCTCTAATAAGTGGAAAATCTATGCGAAACAAGTCAAAATCAATGCTGCCAAACTTGCCGAAGTGCTTGTTTCACGTGGGTATAGCGTAGTCTCAGGTGGTACAGACAACCATCTCGTACTTGTTAGCTTCCTAAACAAAGAGTTTAGTGGCAAAGATGCAGATGCAGCACTTGGTGCTGCAGGGATAACTGTCAACAAAAACACAGTTCCAGGCGAAACAAGAAGTCCATTTGTTACATCAGGTATCCGTATTGGTTCTCCTGCACTCACTAGTCGGGGCATGAAAGAGGCAGAATTTGAAGTTATTGCTAACAAAATTGCTGATGTGCTCGACAACATTAATAATGGTGCGCTACATGCAAAGATTAAAGAGGAGATGAAAGAACTTGCTTCCAATTTTGTAATCTACAATAAATCGATATACTAA
- the lysS gene encoding lysine--tRNA ligase, translating into MIFDNQYIQERIKKANKLREEGINPYPTNIAKGMPSSEFFEYFNYIQKLNAEEKKDETKTVTLTGRIKFIRIMGKAAFAKIEDSDGLVQIYYNRDDLPKNYYNNIAKKLFEVGDIIEATGFPFVTQTGELTLHCKHLKIISKAIIPLPEKFHGLTDHEIRYRQRYLDMIMNVEVKEIFIMRSKIVSLIRHFFENRGFLEVETPMMHPIPGGANAKPFITHHNALSVDRYLRIAPELYLKRLIVGGMEAVFEINRNFRNEGMDATHNPEFTSIEFYWAYHNYHDLMKLTEDLFDYIFAQLQLPKILTYDNMEIDFTAPFVKISFIESLASIGGVPIDVVTDREKILSYLKQHAIEVNPNLTLGYLQAELFDEFVEKKLINPTFITDYPIDISPLSRRSDKNPKIAERFELFMAGKEIANGFNELNDPIDQLERFKAQANTKESTGDEEAMHMDLDFVRALGHGMTPTAGEGIGIDRLVMMLTNNHTIRDVILFPAMKPEVKLEETKSETACRKCGYAITKELKPAKNGKGYFCIDAATCKKREQENKK; encoded by the coding sequence TTGATATTTGACAATCAATATATTCAAGAACGTATTAAAAAAGCTAACAAGCTTAGAGAAGAAGGAATTAACCCCTACCCCACCAATATTGCCAAAGGAATGCCTTCTTCGGAATTCTTTGAATACTTTAATTATATACAAAAACTAAACGCAGAAGAGAAGAAAGACGAAACCAAAACTGTAACTCTTACTGGGCGAATCAAATTCATTCGAATTATGGGAAAGGCTGCTTTTGCCAAGATAGAAGATAGTGATGGACTTGTACAGATTTATTACAACCGTGATGACTTACCTAAAAATTACTATAATAACATTGCCAAAAAACTCTTTGAAGTAGGTGACATCATTGAAGCAACAGGTTTTCCATTTGTAACACAAACAGGTGAGCTAACGTTACACTGCAAACATCTCAAAATTATCAGTAAAGCAATCATACCATTACCTGAGAAGTTTCATGGTCTAACCGACCATGAAATTCGCTACCGCCAGCGTTATCTGGACATGATTATGAACGTAGAGGTCAAAGAGATCTTTATTATGCGTTCAAAGATCGTATCTCTCATCCGCCACTTCTTCGAAAACCGTGGATTTCTTGAAGTAGAGACACCAATGATGCACCCTATTCCTGGTGGTGCCAATGCAAAACCCTTTATTACCCACCATAATGCCCTGAGTGTTGACCGATATCTACGTATCGCACCAGAGCTTTATCTTAAACGTCTAATTGTAGGAGGAATGGAAGCAGTTTTTGAGATTAATCGAAACTTTCGCAACGAAGGAATGGATGCTACCCACAATCCAGAGTTCACCTCTATTGAATTTTACTGGGCATACCATAACTATCATGACCTAATGAAACTAACCGAAGACCTTTTTGACTATATTTTTGCACAGCTTCAACTACCCAAAATACTCACCTACGACAACATGGAAATCGACTTCACTGCACCATTTGTTAAAATATCTTTTATTGAATCGCTTGCTTCTATTGGTGGAGTACCCATTGATGTGGTAACCGATAGAGAAAAGATTCTTTCCTATCTTAAGCAACATGCCATAGAGGTAAACCCCAACCTGACACTTGGCTATCTACAGGCAGAACTTTTTGATGAATTTGTTGAAAAAAAACTAATTAACCCAACCTTTATCACTGACTATCCAATCGATATCTCTCCACTTTCTAGAAGAAGTGATAAAAATCCTAAAATTGCTGAACGTTTTGAGCTCTTTATGGCAGGCAAAGAGATTGCCAACGGCTTTAATGAGCTTAATGATCCTATTGATCAGCTTGAACGCTTTAAAGCACAAGCAAACACCAAAGAATCTACAGGCGACGAAGAGGCTATGCATATGGATCTTGACTTTGTCCGTGCACTGGGTCATGGCATGACTCCTACCGCAGGAGAGGGAATTGGTATTGATCGTTTAGTAATGATGTTAACCAACAATCATACTATTCGTGATGTTATTCTTTTTCCTGCTATGAAACCTGAGGTTAAACTTGAAGAGACAAAATCTGAAACTGCTTGTAGAAAATGTGGTTATGCTATCACAAAGGAACTCAAACCAGCAAAGAATGGCAAAGGGTACTTCTGTATCGATGCAGCCACATGCAAGAAGAGAGAACAAGAAAATAAAAAGTAA
- a CDS encoding transcriptional repressor, protein MIIYSTLLEQFKHLLKSNALKFTKQRELILKFLYENEGHFTPEDIYILIKKSHPNINIGIATVYRTLALLENEGIAGSISFGVQGKKYEFGMRKHHDHLICTDCGEIIEFLDETIEERQEEIAKKFNFKMQDHAMKIIGLCEKCWNRTS, encoded by the coding sequence ATGATCATCTATTCCACATTACTAGAACAGTTCAAGCATCTACTCAAAAGCAATGCACTCAAGTTTACCAAACAACGAGAACTGATATTAAAGTTCCTCTATGAAAATGAAGGACACTTTACTCCTGAAGATATTTATATCCTCATCAAGAAGTCTCATCCAAATATCAATATTGGTATTGCCACAGTTTACCGAACATTGGCACTCTTAGAAAATGAAGGTATTGCCGGTTCAATCTCCTTTGGTGTACAAGGAAAAAAATATGAGTTTGGTATGCGTAAACATCATGACCACCTTATTTGTACAGACTGTGGAGAGATTATTGAATTTCTTGATGAAACCATCGAAGAGAGACAGGAAGAGATTGCCAAAAAGTTCAACTTCAAAATGCAGGATCATGCCATGAAAATTATTGGTCTATGTGAAAAGTGTTGGAACAGAACATCCTAA
- a CDS encoding CvpA family protein — MENFTMVDFNYFDVTIGAIIILLAIKGFMNGVIKEIFSLVGFIGGFYFASRMADDAAIFIGNHFMQIENIVLKKLIGFMSVLIIVWLIAMILGVIFSKLVSVNKLGFINHLLGFIVGGGKYFMIFAFIVTTLSNVALIRENTQQYIKDSILYPLLRKAGTNMIYMNPASFDPMKIAPKSIENPST, encoded by the coding sequence ATGGAAAACTTTACTATGGTTGATTTTAATTATTTTGATGTCACTATTGGTGCCATCATCATTCTATTGGCAATTAAAGGCTTCATGAATGGTGTCATCAAAGAGATTTTCAGTTTAGTAGGATTTATTGGTGGATTCTATTTTGCTTCTCGTATGGCAGATGATGCAGCAATATTTATAGGCAATCACTTTATGCAGATTGAAAATATTGTACTTAAAAAACTAATTGGGTTTATGTCTGTTTTAATTATTGTTTGGCTCATTGCCATGATTCTTGGTGTTATCTTCTCTAAACTTGTATCTGTCAACAAACTTGGTTTTATAAATCATCTACTTGGTTTTATTGTAGGAGGTGGAAAGTATTTTATGATTTTTGCATTCATCGTAACAACACTTTCTAATGTTGCCCTAATCAGAGAAAATACCCAACAATATATTAAAGATTCTATACTTTACCCTCTGCTTCGCAAAGCTGGTACTAATATGATTTACATGAACCCAGCCTCATTTGATCCAATGAAAATAGCCCCAAAAAGTATTGAAAACCCATCAACATGA
- a CDS encoding type IV pilus twitching motility protein PilT, with product MATFDIKKLLQSVITHGASDLHLVSRSEPQIRLDGKLKPVNLPKLTGEDIEEMCYSLITEKQKRYFEEYNELDFALLLPGIGRFRANYYRTLNDIAAAFRIIPIEVPSLDDLGAPTVFKQLIKREKGLILVTGPTGSGKSTTLAALLNEINLYEQKHIITVEDPVEFIHENKKAVFSHREVGEDTSSFATALKYAMRQDPDIILIGEMRDKETIEAALTAAETGHLVFGTLHTSSAPGTINRIIDVFSGDEQPQIRAMISSSLVAVIAQSLLPKLGGGRIAAHEIMVTNHAISNLIREDKIHQLYSQMQLGQEDTGMQTQTQALLKCIKSGKIERNVALQYANKPEEIAKAISY from the coding sequence GTGGCAACTTTTGATATCAAAAAGCTACTTCAAAGCGTCATTACACACGGTGCTTCAGATCTTCATCTTGTTAGTCGCTCTGAACCACAGATTAGACTTGATGGAAAACTCAAGCCAGTTAATCTTCCTAAACTGACAGGGGAAGATATTGAAGAGATGTGCTATTCATTGATCACCGAAAAACAGAAGCGATACTTTGAAGAGTACAATGAACTTGACTTTGCGCTTCTACTTCCAGGTATCGGACGCTTTAGGGCTAACTATTATCGGACACTTAATGATATTGCCGCTGCATTCCGTATTATTCCCATTGAAGTCCCTTCTTTGGATGACCTTGGGGCACCTACTGTATTTAAACAACTCATTAAGAGAGAGAAAGGACTTATATTGGTTACTGGTCCCACAGGATCAGGTAAATCTACCACACTTGCAGCGCTACTCAATGAGATTAACCTCTATGAACAAAAGCATATTATTACAGTGGAAGACCCTGTGGAGTTTATCCATGAAAATAAAAAAGCAGTCTTTTCCCATAGGGAAGTCGGGGAAGATACAAGCAGTTTTGCTACAGCACTCAAGTATGCCATGCGTCAAGATCCTGATATTATTCTTATTGGGGAAATGCGTGACAAAGAGACCATTGAGGCCGCACTTACTGCTGCAGAAACAGGTCACCTCGTTTTTGGTACCCTTCACACCTCTTCTGCACCTGGCACAATCAATCGTATTATTGATGTATTTTCTGGCGATGAACAACCTCAAATTCGTGCAATGATCTCATCGTCACTCGTTGCCGTTATTGCTCAGTCGCTCCTACCGAAGCTTGGTGGTGGACGAATTGCCGCACATGAGATTATGGTTACCAATCATGCTATCTCTAACCTAATCCGTGAAGACAAAATACACCAACTTTACTCACAAATGCAACTGGGGCAAGAAGACACAGGTATGCAGACACAAACACAGGCACTACTCAAATGCATCAAGAGTGGCAAGATTGAACGTAATGTAGCACTACAGTATGCCAATAAGCCTGAGGAGATAGCAAAAGCTATCTCATACTAA
- a CDS encoding arsenate reductase family protein, with amino-acid sequence MINIYGIKNCNSVQKALKFFKSYNIPHIFIDFRQTPVDEKDIRSWLEKSNLETILNTKGTTYRTLKLKALNLNDEEKIVWLARENMLIKRPVIVFDNQVIVGYNESTYLEKLLHFKG; translated from the coding sequence ATGATCAATATTTATGGTATCAAAAATTGCAATAGTGTTCAAAAGGCACTAAAATTTTTTAAATCCTACAATATACCTCATATATTTATCGACTTTAGGCAGACTCCTGTTGATGAAAAGGACATCCGGTCATGGCTAGAAAAGAGTAATCTTGAAACTATTTTAAATACCAAAGGAACTACCTATCGCACATTAAAGCTCAAAGCACTTAACCTTAATGATGAGGAAAAGATAGTGTGGCTTGCTAGAGAAAATATGCTTATCAAGCGACCAGTAATCGTCTTTGATAATCAAGTTATCGTTGGCTATAATGAATCCACATATTTAGAAAAACTACTCCACTTCAAAGGATAA
- the gatC gene encoding Asp-tRNA(Asn)/Glu-tRNA(Gln) amidotransferase subunit GatC, translated as MQIDNTLLTKLEKLSHLHIAEEKKEETMGQLTEILKYIDNLNELDTDTLNPSFSTLEGGTPLREDTPRESNDISKEIFTHAPHAEDDLFIVPAIIE; from the coding sequence ATGCAGATTGACAATACACTTTTAACTAAACTTGAGAAGCTTTCGCATTTGCATATTGCAGAAGAAAAAAAAGAAGAGACCATGGGGCAACTGACAGAAATCCTCAAATATATTGATAATCTAAATGAACTTGATACAGATACCCTTAATCCATCCTTTTCTACATTAGAGGGAGGAACGCCACTCAGAGAAGATACTCCAAGAGAATCCAACGATATATCTAAAGAAATTTTCACCCATGCGCCTCATGCAGAAGATGACCTCTTTATTGTTCCTGCAATCATTGAGTAG
- a CDS encoding ferredoxin-thioredoxin reductase yields MIMQLDMNSPEFKAELEKTKKFTDKVCESRGWVYGVNEDVNEGVTLGLARHKALYGKRFCPCFMVEEDLEKPGKFKSTDNRICPCKPAIEKEIPQDGICHCQIFCTPEYKEKQIKKIEENQN; encoded by the coding sequence ATGATAATGCAACTTGATATGAACTCACCAGAATTTAAGGCAGAACTAGAAAAGACAAAAAAATTTACAGATAAAGTATGTGAAAGTCGAGGATGGGTTTATGGTGTAAACGAGGATGTCAATGAGGGAGTTACCCTTGGACTAGCACGACACAAGGCACTTTATGGTAAACGTTTTTGTCCCTGCTTTATGGTAGAAGAGGATCTTGAGAAGCCTGGAAAGTTTAAAAGTACAGATAACCGTATTTGTCCCTGTAAGCCAGCAATAGAAAAAGAGATTCCTCAAGATGGTATTTGCCATTGTCAAATATTTTGTACACCTGAATACAAAGAGAAGCAGATAAAAAAGATAGAAGAAAATCAAAACTAA
- a CDS encoding rhodanese-like domain-containing protein, producing MSKLQLEENITSEELESLLKAREEGEIDFLLIDVREQMEYDMGYIKGVDFLKPTSIFEQWAEAFLNENQDKIIIFTCRTGSRSAQVQHIFKSNGMKNAVNHYGGIVTYHGDIKR from the coding sequence ATGAGTAAATTACAATTAGAAGAGAATATTACTTCAGAAGAACTTGAGAGTCTCCTGAAGGCTAGAGAGGAGGGTGAGATAGATTTTTTACTTATAGACGTGCGTGAACAGATGGAATATGATATGGGGTACATTAAAGGGGTTGATTTTCTAAAGCCTACTTCAATATTTGAACAATGGGCAGAAGCATTTTTAAATGAAAATCAGGATAAAATAATTATTTTTACTTGCAGAACAGGGAGCAGAAGTGCTCAAGTGCAACATATCTTTAAGTCCAACGGAATGAAAAATGCGGTGAATCACTATGGCGGCATTGTAACTTATCATGGAGATATCAAACGATAG
- the dapE gene encoding succinyl-diaminopimelate desuccinylase, with product MQKNILNLNVIDLFLKLLSFESITPNDAGSLDFIAEYLSDYEVVWINKEGVKNLFLYKRFGEGEHLCFAGHVDVVPPGKNWQNDPFVPLVKNGMVYARGTQDMKSGVAAFVQVLKEAKDFNGTLSLLLTSDEEGDAKYGTVIMLEYLKEIGMLPNHCIVAEPTCETDFGDIVKIGRRGSINGYLTIHGRQGHAAYPEKAINPVHQIAPILNMLAGVSLDKGDEDFAPSQIVITDIRGGMEVTNVTPSELKIMFNVRNSTKTTKKDIRVHIDNVLKGLNYTLDLTQGSFPFVTNRTSKVVEVTKQSIKKVTGIQAKLSTAGGTSDARFMGNFGINVVEFGVINDTIHAPNERTSIDEVMSLYRIFDDIVSSF from the coding sequence ATGCAGAAAAATATACTTAATTTAAATGTAATTGATCTATTTTTAAAATTACTCAGCTTTGAATCTATTACCCCAAATGATGCGGGATCGTTAGATTTTATTGCTGAATATCTGTCAGATTATGAGGTGGTTTGGATCAATAAAGAAGGTGTGAAAAACCTCTTTCTTTATAAGAGGTTTGGAGAGGGGGAGCATCTTTGTTTTGCTGGACATGTTGATGTGGTACCCCCAGGAAAAAATTGGCAAAATGATCCATTTGTGCCTCTTGTGAAGAATGGTATGGTCTATGCCCGTGGCACACAAGATATGAAGAGTGGTGTAGCAGCTTTTGTGCAGGTACTTAAAGAAGCAAAAGATTTTAATGGCACACTTTCATTGTTGTTAACCTCAGATGAAGAAGGCGATGCTAAATATGGTACAGTTATTATGCTTGAGTACCTTAAGGAGATAGGTATGCTTCCTAACCACTGTATTGTGGCGGAGCCTACCTGTGAAACAGACTTTGGTGATATTGTCAAGATAGGACGTCGTGGTTCGATTAATGGTTATTTAACAATCCATGGAAGGCAGGGACATGCAGCATATCCTGAAAAAGCAATCAATCCAGTACATCAAATTGCTCCAATACTTAATATGCTTGCTGGAGTGAGCCTTGATAAAGGAGATGAAGATTTTGCGCCAAGTCAAATAGTTATTACCGATATTCGTGGTGGTATGGAAGTGACAAATGTTACTCCAAGTGAACTAAAAATTATGTTCAATGTAAGAAACTCCACAAAAACTACAAAGAAAGATATTAGAGTACATATTGATAACGTATTAAAAGGTCTGAACTATACTCTTGATTTGACACAGGGCTCTTTCCCTTTTGTAACCAATCGTACTTCTAAAGTGGTTGAGGTAACCAAACAGAGCATTAAAAAGGTTACAGGAATACAAGCAAAACTCTCAACAGCAGGAGGTACTAGTGATGCTCGATTTATGGGAAATTTCGGGATAAATGTGGTAGAGTTTGGCGTCATTAATGATACAATACATGCACCCAACGAAAGAACATCTATAGATGAAGTAATGTCACTTTATCGTATTTTTGATGATATTGTATCCTCTTTTTGA